The following proteins are encoded in a genomic region of Bubalus kerabau isolate K-KA32 ecotype Philippines breed swamp buffalo chromosome 13, PCC_UOA_SB_1v2, whole genome shotgun sequence:
- the OTUD1 gene encoding OTU domain-containing protein 1 has translation MQLYSSVCTHYPAGGPGPTAATAAPPAAATAASFKVSLQPPGPAGGAPEPDTGECQPAAAAEPREAAAAPAAKMPAFSSCFEMVSGAAAPASAAAAAGPPGGSCKPPLPPHYTSTAQITVRALGADRLLLRGPEPGAAAPAAPRGRCLLLAPAAGAPIPPRRGSSAWLLEELLRPDGPEPVGLDATREGPDRNFRLSEHRQALAAAKHRGPAPPPGSPEPGPGPWAEERPAERNLRGWDRAGDRRDAPGAEEPGRPDPEAEAAPARSGEAAPGGATEAVVVSRSDPRDEKLALYLAEVERQDKYLRQRNKYRFHIIPDGNCLYRAVSKAVYGDQSLHRELREQTVHYIADHLDHFSPLIEGDVGEFIIAAAQDGAWAGYPELLAMGQMLNVNIHLTTGGRLESPTVSTMIHYLGPEDSLRPSIWLSWLSNGHYDAVFDHSYPNPEYDTWCRQTQVQRKRDEELAKSMAISLSKMYIEQNACS, from the coding sequence ATGCAGCTCTACAGCAGCGTCTGCACCCACTACCCAGCCGGGGGCCCGGGTCCCACGGCCGCAACCGCCGCTccgcccgccgccgccaccgctgcCTCGTTCAAGGTCTCTCTGCAGCCCCCGGGACCCGCCGGTGGCGCCCCGGAGCCCGATACCGGTGAGTGCCAGCCGGCCGCGGCCGCCGAGCCCCGCGAAGCCGCCGCCGCTCCCGCCGCCAAGATgcccgccttctcctcctgcttcgaGATGGTGTCCGGGGCCGCCGCCCCCGcctcagccgccgccgccgccgggccgCCCGGCGGGTCCTGCAAGCCGCCGCTGCCACCGCACTACACGTCCACGGCACAGATCACCGTGCGGGCCCTGGGCGCCGACCGGCTCCTGCTGCGCGGCCCCGAGCCCGGCGCCGCGGCGCCCGCCGCCCCACGCGGCCGCTGCCTCCTGCTGGCCCCGGCAGCAGGCGCTCCGATCCCCCCGCGGCGGGGCTCCTCGGCCTGGCTTCTGGAGGAGCTGCTGAGGCCCGACGGCCCGGAGCCTGTCGGTCTGGACGCGACCCGCGAGGGGCCCGACAGAAACTTCCGACTGAGCGAGCACCGCCAGGCCCTGGCCGCCGCCAAGCACCGCGGCCCCGCGCCGCCCCCGGGGAGCCCGGAGCCCGGCCCCGGCCCGTGGGCCGAGGAGCGCCCGGCAGAGAGGAACCTCCGCGGCTGGGACAGAGCTGGCGACCGCCGCGACGCTCCCGGCGCCGAAGAGCCGGGGCGGCCCGACCCTGAGGCCGAGGCGGCCCCGGCCCGCAGCGGCGAGGCGGCCCCGGGCGGCGCGACCGAGGCGGTGGTCGTGTCCAGGTCGGATCCTAGGGACGAGAAGCTGGCCCTGTACCTGGCGGAGGTGGAGaggcaggacaagtacctgcggCAGAGGAACAAGTACAGATTTCACATCATTCCCGACGGCAACTGCCTCTACCGGGCGGTCAGCAAGGCGGTGTACGGGGACCAGAGCCTGCACCGGGAGCTACGGGAACAGACGGTGCACTACATCGCCGACCACCTCGACCACTTTAGCCCCTTGATTGAGGGCGACGTGGGGGAGTTTATCATCGCTGCTGCCCAGGACGGGGCGTGGGCCGGGTACCCTGAACTGCTGGCCATGGGGCAGATGCTGAATGTGAATATCCATCTGACTACTGGAGGGAGGCTGGAGAGCCCCACGGTGTCTACCATGATTCACTATTTGGGCCCGGAGGATTCCCTAAGGCCTAGCATTTGGCTCAGTTGGCTCAGTAACGGACATTATGACGCGGTGTTTGATCACTCGTATCCGAACCCGGAGTATGACACTTGGTGCAGGCAGACTCAAGTGCAGAGAAAACGCGATGAAGAACTCGCCAAATCTATGGCCATATCCCTGTCCAAAATGTATATTGAGCAAAATGCATGCTCTTGA